A DNA window from Camelina sativa cultivar DH55 chromosome 13, Cs, whole genome shotgun sequence contains the following coding sequences:
- the LOC104734828 gene encoding tropomyosin alpha-1 chain-like isoform X1 yields MYEQQQQQHFVDLQSDSGFGDDSSWLAGDDDLRLSPHQSVAGTNSGNENLDRRLLKDLVEMVPLIEHYMEHKERSSFKRRGSMIYTKMPSKDSLSRRGRNGSQTVPGKKKRDPEGNSDAAMNNSLEDGENTKALAGAEKEELTRLREQVNDLETKLSEKEEVLKSMEMSKNQVNDIQEKLEATKRLVAEKDMLMKSMQLQLSDTKIKLADKQADLEKTQWEAKTSGTKAIKLQEQLNTLEGEISTFTRVFETLAKPDSKITGRDYDARPYEFDHLPYLDDVDETELRKMEEARLAYIAAVTTAKEREDEESLAIAAKARAYLQSLAFTY; encoded by the exons atgtatgagcagcagcagcagcagcatttCGTGGATTTGCAAAGCGATTCTGGATTTGGGGATGATAGCTCGTGGCTTGCCGGCGACGACGATCTCCGACTGTCTCCTCACCAATCTGTCGCTGGTACTAACTCCGGTAACGAGAATCTAGATCGTCGTCTCTTAAAAGATCTCGTTGAGATGGTTCCCCTTATCGAGCATTACATG GAACATAAAGAAAGGAGTTCGTTTAAGCGGCGTGGTTCCATGATCTACACTAAGATGCCTTCTAAAGATTCCTTGTCCAGAAGG GGAAGAAATGGTTCTCAAACAGTCCcaggaaaaaagaagagagaccCTGAGGGCAATAGTGATGCTGCTATGAACAATTCTTTGGAAGATGGTGAAAACACAAAGGCTTTGGCTGGTGCAGAAAAGGAAGAACTTACTAGACTAAGAGAGCAAGTGAATGACTTGGAGACAAAATTATCGGAGAAAGAAGAGGTTTTAAAGTCAATGGAAATGTCAAAGAACCAGGTAAACGATATCCAAGAAAAGCTTGAAGCAACAAAGCGATTGGTTGCTGAGAAGGACATGTTGATGAAGTCTATGCAGTTACAATTATCGGACACAAAG ATCAAACTTGCAGACAAGCAAGCTGACCTTGAGAAGACTCAATGGGAAGCAAAGACATCAGGGACGAAGGCAATCAAGCTTCAAGAACAGCTAAATACTCTTGAAGGAGAAATCTCTACGTTCACTCGGGTATTCGAAACTCTGGCGAAACCCGATTCCAAGATAACCGGCAGGGATTATGATGCAAGACCATATGAATTTGATCATCTTCCATATCTT GACGATGTAGATGAAACTGAACTGAGGAAAATGGAAGAAGCAAGATTAGCTTATATTGCAGCTGTGACTACCGCAAAGGAacgagaagatgaagaatctcTGGCTATAGCTGCTAAAGCACGAGCATACCTGCAATCACTAGCCTTTACATATTAA